A single region of the Candidatus Kryptobacter tengchongensis genome encodes:
- a CDS encoding cellobiose phosphorylase: MKIFQVNKYGYFTEDGKEFVIINPKTPAPWMNYIWNGRWAGLVSHTGGGYSFYLTPRDNRITRYRYNCLPWDQPGRYVYVRDKKLQRYFSLSWAPTIDLNYDFYECRHGLGYTKITTENLGIKGEITYFVPRDLDAEIWLVRLKNLTNERREIDVFSYAELVMGNALNDLINQPNDKHFPDVYFDEDLNAVIATRRYWVTNRGVSVSQPNHAWPYYLVFSTSLEIKGFDGDKEKFVGRWRSNANPEAVELGQCFNSEITAGDPCASIQSEIELEAGEEKEFVIFMFLVDKPSLHTNERLKKGSKSYLKAVETIGKLRDIEYVHKKFEELKKYWDNYLQTLQVQTPDEKLNLFINVWNRYQIAVTFDMSRNAGYYHGGLLFGTGIRDQMQDIFGELIANPEKVRDRIIEVCGYQFKDGSMLHNFFRISKSGEKTGHSDTPLWLPFGIITYLKETADFRLLDEKVEFYDGGSGTVLRHLIKAVDFSLSNLGKHGLLKFGRGDWNDTLDYVGLKGKGETVWGSEFLAYVLKEMVELFNYLGFKKLLKKYLDAYLKIANNINRFCWDGKWYIRGFKDDGKPFGSSRNKEGKIFANPQSWAVISGVADEERTKICLASVEKYLDTPKGPKILHPPFTKVDPSIGLATRCVPGKKENGAIFNHVASWVFLAELIAGDAERAYKIYHATLPLNNAIDADIYKMEPYVYSEYVTSPDHQTFGEASHSWLTGSSDWFFKSVVEYMIGVRPTYAGLLVDPCVPSVWKNFKITRLFRGVKYEIEFLNPDGVNKGVKEIWVNGRRHSDHILPLFKKGSVCDVKVIMGKI; the protein is encoded by the coding sequence ATGAAAATTTTTCAAGTCAATAAATATGGATATTTCACCGAAGATGGGAAAGAATTTGTTATAATTAACCCGAAAACCCCGGCTCCGTGGATGAACTATATCTGGAACGGGCGCTGGGCTGGTCTTGTAAGCCACACAGGTGGAGGCTATAGCTTTTATTTAACACCTCGTGATAATCGTATCACAAGATATAGATATAACTGTCTTCCATGGGATCAGCCCGGAAGATATGTATATGTTAGAGATAAAAAATTGCAAAGATATTTTTCCTTGAGCTGGGCACCTACAATTGACTTAAATTATGACTTTTATGAATGCAGACATGGACTCGGTTACACTAAAATAACAACAGAAAATTTGGGAATAAAAGGTGAAATTACTTACTTTGTCCCTCGTGATCTTGATGCTGAAATTTGGCTCGTCAGGTTAAAGAACTTAACAAATGAGAGAAGAGAAATTGATGTGTTTTCTTACGCTGAGCTTGTTATGGGAAACGCCCTTAACGATTTGATAAACCAACCAAATGATAAACATTTTCCCGATGTGTATTTTGATGAGGATTTAAATGCAGTTATAGCAACACGAAGGTATTGGGTGACTAATAGGGGTGTTAGCGTCTCTCAGCCGAATCACGCATGGCCATATTATCTCGTTTTTTCAACTTCGCTTGAAATTAAAGGATTTGATGGGGATAAAGAAAAATTCGTTGGAAGGTGGAGGAGCAATGCTAACCCTGAAGCGGTAGAACTTGGGCAATGTTTCAATAGCGAGATAACAGCTGGTGATCCTTGCGCGTCTATCCAATCCGAAATTGAACTTGAAGCTGGGGAAGAAAAAGAATTTGTAATTTTCATGTTCCTTGTTGACAAACCTTCATTACATACAAATGAAAGATTAAAAAAGGGTTCTAAGTCATATCTAAAAGCAGTTGAAACCATTGGTAAGTTGAGGGATATTGAATATGTGCACAAGAAATTTGAAGAATTAAAAAAATACTGGGATAATTATCTTCAAACTCTTCAAGTGCAAACTCCAGATGAAAAGCTGAACCTTTTCATTAATGTGTGGAATCGGTATCAGATAGCTGTAACTTTTGATATGTCAAGAAATGCTGGCTATTATCACGGTGGTTTACTATTTGGAACTGGAATTCGGGACCAAATGCAAGATATCTTCGGCGAGCTGATTGCAAATCCTGAAAAAGTCCGCGATAGGATAATTGAAGTTTGTGGTTATCAATTTAAAGATGGTAGCATGCTACATAACTTTTTTAGGATTTCAAAAAGCGGGGAGAAAACGGGACACTCTGATACACCTCTTTGGTTGCCATTTGGGATCATAACCTATTTGAAGGAGACCGCCGATTTTCGCTTGCTTGATGAGAAAGTTGAGTTTTATGATGGAGGAAGTGGAACTGTTTTACGGCATTTGATAAAGGCTGTTGATTTTTCGTTGAGCAACCTTGGTAAACATGGATTACTTAAATTTGGGCGCGGAGATTGGAACGATACTTTGGATTATGTAGGCTTAAAGGGCAAGGGTGAAACTGTGTGGGGTTCGGAGTTTCTTGCTTATGTTTTAAAAGAGATGGTAGAACTCTTCAATTATCTTGGCTTTAAGAAATTGTTGAAAAAATATCTTGATGCTTATCTAAAAATTGCAAATAATATAAATAGATTTTGCTGGGATGGAAAGTGGTATATAAGAGGTTTTAAGGATGATGGAAAGCCTTTTGGTTCTTCAAGAAATAAAGAAGGGAAAATTTTCGCCAACCCTCAATCATGGGCTGTGATAAGTGGAGTTGCAGATGAAGAAAGAACAAAAATTTGCCTTGCTTCGGTTGAAAAGTATTTAGATACACCAAAAGGTCCTAAAATACTACATCCACCATTTACAAAAGTAGACCCAAGCATTGGACTTGCAACCCGATGTGTTCCGGGTAAAAAGGAAAATGGAGCTATCTTCAATCATGTAGCAAGTTGGGTTTTTCTTGCAGAACTTATTGCTGGAGATGCCGAAAGAGCTTATAAAATCTACCACGCCACACTGCCACTTAATAATGCCATTGATGCTGACATTTACAAAATGGAACCATATGTTTATTCCGAATATGTGACAAGCCCTGATCATCAAACTTTCGGCGAAGCAAGTCATTCCTGGCTTACTGGTTCATCTGATTGGTTTTTTAAGAGTGTAGTTGAGTATATGATTGGAGTGAGACCAACTTATGCTGGATTGTTAGTTGATCCCTGTGTTCCATCTGTTTGGAAAAACTTTAAAATTACAAGGTTATTCCGTGGAGTAAAATATGAAATTGAATTTTTAAATCCTGATGGGGTTAATAAAGGCGTTAAAGAAATATGGGTTAACGGGAGGAGACACTCCGACCATATTTTGCCTTTGTTTAAAAAAGGAAGCGTTTGTGATGTAAAAGTTATAATGGGAAAAATTTAA
- a CDS encoding lipid kinase, YegS/Rv2252/BmrU family, which translates to MSYKFVLSKWFTLGNELKTHIVLNPYAGRWKGAKLYHKIVQYARHLGYLERFQVTTAPGEAIKIARDTSAELVVAAGGDGTINEVVNGILQSNQEKLLGVIPIGSGNDFAKMLNLKPFKIKLALESLKRRKVIASDVGMIKFIDEYGKFGERFFINGVGIGFDAMVANESRKIKHLRGIPLYLFALFKTLRKYETPEMEVYIDGKLIKDRIFLVAIGNGVSAGGGFLLTPDAKINDGLFDVCLVKDLSIFRILQVLPTVLKGKHTHYPEVSMFKAMEIEIRSNSNLTMHADGEIIGTTLRWIKISVIQSAVEVISNI; encoded by the coding sequence TTGTCATACAAATTCGTTTTATCAAAATGGTTCACTCTCGGTAATGAACTTAAAACGCATATAGTTTTGAATCCATATGCAGGTAGATGGAAAGGAGCGAAACTTTATCATAAGATAGTTCAATATGCGAGACATTTGGGTTATCTTGAACGATTTCAGGTGACCACAGCTCCTGGTGAAGCTATTAAAATTGCAAGGGATACATCAGCTGAGCTTGTAGTTGCAGCTGGCGGGGATGGGACAATAAATGAAGTCGTGAATGGAATTTTGCAAAGTAATCAGGAAAAATTATTGGGAGTTATCCCGATCGGTTCTGGTAATGATTTCGCAAAGATGCTGAATTTAAAACCGTTTAAGATTAAACTTGCGCTTGAGTCATTGAAACGAAGAAAGGTAATAGCATCAGATGTTGGAATGATTAAATTTATTGATGAGTATGGCAAATTTGGTGAAAGATTTTTCATAAATGGGGTCGGGATTGGATTTGATGCAATGGTTGCCAACGAAAGCAGAAAAATAAAACATCTTCGTGGCATCCCCTTGTATTTGTTTGCTCTTTTTAAAACATTACGAAAATATGAAACTCCAGAAATGGAGGTTTATATTGATGGCAAGTTGATAAAGGATAGAATTTTTTTAGTTGCAATTGGAAACGGTGTTTCAGCAGGTGGTGGATTTCTTCTCACGCCAGATGCAAAAATTAACGATGGGTTATTTGATGTATGTCTTGTTAAAGATTTGTCAATTTTTAGAATTCTTCAAGTTCTTCCAACAGTTTTAAAAGGAAAACATACTCATTATCCAGAGGTATCAATGTTTAAAGCGATGGAAATTGAAATTCGTTCAAATTCAAATCTCACAATGCATGCTGATGGAGAAATAATTGGAACAACCTTAAGATGGATAAAAATTTCAGTTATTCAATCAGCTGTTGAAGTTATTTCAAACATATAA
- a CDS encoding 4-hydroxy-tetrahydrodipicolinate reductase — protein MKKKINAVQFGLGPIGQLCAKTIIEKHSDKINLVGAVDINPSKVGKDVGELIGINSTGIIVENDIKKILKKHKVDLVFHTTTSFMEEVKDQLTELIKLKLNVVSSTEELFFPWFRNREIAQEIDLLAKKFKVRVLGTGVNPGFVMDVLPAVLTQVCTNVKKVKVERVVNASKRRLPLQLKIGAGLKVGEFKTKKATGKFGHIGLVESLQFLAYILNIQLDEIKETLNPIVTKKSLKTEYLTIQKGRVAGIHHTAVGFKDGKEVIVLDLKMYVGDHKDYDAVYIDGEPPINMKILNGVFGDMATVGSLINCAYLIFNSKPGLLTMADIGLPHGFLK, from the coding sequence ATGAAAAAGAAAATCAACGCAGTTCAGTTTGGGCTTGGTCCAATAGGACAACTTTGTGCGAAAACAATAATTGAAAAACACAGTGACAAAATTAATCTTGTTGGAGCTGTTGATATCAATCCTTCCAAAGTTGGCAAAGATGTTGGAGAGTTAATCGGAATTAACAGCACGGGAATAATTGTTGAGAATGATATTAAAAAAATTCTCAAAAAACATAAAGTTGATCTCGTTTTTCATACAACTACATCCTTTATGGAAGAAGTAAAGGATCAACTTACTGAGTTGATAAAGTTAAAATTAAATGTGGTTTCATCAACCGAGGAATTATTTTTCCCGTGGTTTAGAAATCGCGAAATTGCACAGGAAATTGATTTGCTTGCGAAAAAATTTAAAGTCAGAGTTCTCGGGACTGGGGTTAACCCTGGTTTTGTAATGGATGTATTGCCTGCTGTTTTAACTCAAGTTTGCACCAATGTTAAAAAGGTAAAAGTTGAAAGGGTTGTAAATGCATCAAAGAGAAGATTGCCATTGCAATTAAAAATTGGAGCAGGTCTAAAAGTTGGAGAGTTTAAGACTAAAAAGGCAACTGGTAAATTTGGGCATATCGGTCTTGTTGAATCACTGCAATTTTTGGCTTATATTTTAAATATACAGCTTGATGAGATAAAGGAAACTTTAAATCCAATAGTTACAAAGAAAAGTTTGAAAACTGAATACTTAACAATTCAAAAGGGAAGAGTTGCTGGAATACATCATACAGCAGTTGGATTTAAAGACGGTAAAGAGGTTATCGTTCTTGATTTGAAAATGTATGTGGGTGATCATAAAGATTATGATGCGGTTTACATTGATGGGGAGCCACCAATAAATATGAAGATTTTAAACGGTGTTTTCGGGGATATGGCAACTGTTGGAAGTTTGATTAACTGTGCTTATTTAATTTTCAATTCAAAACCCGGGCTTTTAACAATGGCTGATATTGGCTTGCCACATGGTTTTTTAAAATAA
- a CDS encoding FAD dependent oxidoreductase, which yields MKRILQNIIEIGETDVVVAGAGIAGVCSAIASAREGAKTVLIDRYGFFGGMSTAGMVSPFMKYWIFDEFDNKVKPLVGGVFEEIVRGMEKIGGTIDNGFSAWAFRKVVNELLHDAGVKTIRHVLLFGVEYENINRKRKIISLLLNRNSKFYRISGKVFIDTTGDAEIVYLANAGWMKGDEKTGLTQAMTLFFRVGGIDVIRAIEFVRDNPEQFYPWSTSIYVPGQIVSIAGYFDLVKEGKEKGLLPEEIEYIFFTTLPEEGEASFNTTNILGLDGTSSFDLTEAEIRGRFQMWEIFNFLKQKIQGFENSYLIESAIQVGVRETRRAIGEYIVTGEDILRARKFEDAVARACYGIDIHGQREGKSRLEHLKEGQYYEIPLRALIVKKALNLLVAGKCISATREGHSALRIQATSAATGEAAGVVAGLAVGFDGDVRRVPYEIIYKKLKARGNI from the coding sequence ATGAAAAGGATTCTACAAAATATTATTGAAATTGGGGAAACCGATGTCGTTGTTGCTGGAGCTGGTATAGCGGGTGTTTGCTCGGCAATTGCCTCTGCAAGAGAAGGTGCGAAGACGGTGTTAATTGATAGATATGGATTTTTCGGCGGAATGTCCACCGCTGGAATGGTTTCACCATTTATGAAGTATTGGATTTTTGATGAGTTTGATAACAAAGTTAAACCTCTTGTCGGTGGTGTGTTTGAAGAAATTGTAAGAGGGATGGAGAAAATCGGTGGGACGATAGATAACGGGTTCAGTGCATGGGCTTTCAGAAAAGTTGTTAACGAGCTCTTACATGATGCTGGAGTTAAAACTATAAGACATGTGCTTTTGTTTGGTGTTGAATATGAAAATATCAATAGGAAAAGAAAAATTATTTCTTTGCTTTTAAATCGTAACTCAAAATTTTATCGTATATCTGGAAAGGTTTTCATTGACACAACTGGTGATGCGGAAATTGTTTATCTTGCAAATGCTGGTTGGATGAAAGGTGACGAAAAAACAGGTTTGACGCAGGCGATGACGCTTTTTTTCAGGGTTGGAGGAATTGATGTAATAAGGGCGATTGAATTTGTGAGAGATAACCCTGAACAATTTTATCCATGGTCAACATCTATATATGTTCCCGGGCAAATAGTTTCAATCGCTGGTTATTTTGATCTTGTAAAAGAGGGAAAAGAGAAGGGTTTACTACCAGAGGAGATTGAATATATATTCTTCACAACTTTGCCAGAAGAAGGTGAAGCTTCTTTTAATACTACAAATATACTCGGGCTTGATGGAACAAGTTCATTTGATTTAACTGAGGCAGAGATAAGAGGGCGTTTTCAAATGTGGGAGATATTCAATTTTTTGAAGCAAAAAATTCAAGGTTTTGAGAATTCGTATTTGATTGAATCGGCAATTCAAGTTGGTGTTAGGGAAACAAGAAGGGCAATAGGTGAATACATTGTAACTGGTGAGGATATATTGCGGGCACGAAAGTTTGAAGATGCGGTTGCAAGAGCTTGTTATGGGATTGACATTCACGGGCAAAGGGAGGGAAAATCACGGCTTGAACATTTGAAAGAAGGACAATATTATGAAATTCCTTTAAGAGCCCTAATAGTTAAGAAAGCCCTGAATTTACTTGTTGCTGGCAAATGTATATCTGCAACAAGAGAAGGACATTCGGCTTTGAGAATTCAAGCGACATCTGCAGCAACAGGTGAGGCAGCGGGTGTAGTAGCAGGACTTGCAGTTGGATTTGATGGAGATGTCAGGCGTGTCCCTTATGAAATAATTTACAAAAAATTAAAAGCACGTGGAAATATCTAA
- a CDS encoding N-acylglucosamine-6-phosphate 2-epimerase, which yields MKEEILKRLKNGIIVSCQPDEVGLFSDVKFIVEFSVAAEFGGAVAIRTEGVENIKAVKSKVKIPVIGLIKGKYPDGSVLITPDSDSVKKIIEAGADIVAVDVTSRDKRFEFFREIREAYKDKILMADISTFEEGIKSAELGADLVATTLAGYTPYTRYSFKKYEPDFELVHKLAALLNIPIIAEGRIWTVEQVRKMFELGAYAVVIGSAVTRPRLIVQRFVEEIKKMRE from the coding sequence TTGAAAGAGGAAATTTTAAAAAGGTTGAAAAATGGCATCATAGTTTCGTGTCAACCTGATGAAGTTGGGCTTTTCTCAGATGTTAAGTTTATTGTTGAATTTTCAGTTGCAGCTGAATTTGGCGGAGCTGTTGCAATAAGAACTGAAGGCGTGGAGAATATAAAAGCTGTAAAAAGCAAGGTTAAAATTCCAGTAATTGGTCTTATAAAGGGTAAATATCCGGATGGGAGTGTTCTTATAACTCCAGATTCTGACTCTGTTAAGAAAATAATTGAAGCAGGTGCTGATATAGTTGCTGTTGATGTAACCTCAAGGGACAAAAGATTTGAATTTTTCAGGGAGATAAGAGAAGCTTATAAAGATAAAATTTTGATGGCTGATATTTCAACATTTGAAGAAGGAATTAAATCTGCTGAACTTGGCGCTGATCTTGTTGCTACGACATTGGCTGGGTATACTCCTTACACAAGATATTCATTTAAAAAGTATGAACCTGATTTTGAACTTGTTCATAAACTTGCTGCTTTGCTTAATATCCCAATTATTGCTGAAGGACGCATATGGACTGTTGAACAAGTTAGGAAAATGTTTGAACTTGGTGCATATGCTGTTGTGATTGGCTCTGCAGTTACAAGACCAAGGTTGATTGTTCAAAGGTTTGTTGAAGAAATTAAAAAAATGAGGGAATGA
- a CDS encoding FAD dependent oxidoreductase — protein MVKQKKTVLKTHKKFQTIESDVVIVGGGLSGIVTAITCASNGLKTLLIEKYGFPGGLITTSFAFPLRVFNVQKNFSELFTDEETETIKYPIFSTLIKYLLKNKAIPQHPYPDPLRISETVIPFDFERFKFTMFEILLDFKVNLLLHASFVKPRLKGDSLTSILVLGKEGLIEVRGRYFVDATGNCEVFKAIDEKLVRKVKSIPKYNFVLGGCDFNKNDGRIICKSIVVDESINKTYHACVVEKEGIKYAIYELPIENHCVVFGLGDGEVDLDDVLSISAMEENLQLKVYDFIEYLRQFKPFEKARVSMFPAQIYFTEGYRINGHYSLSSSDVFSDKSFDDEVAVVKISVLGEKLFPCVLSPDGKFNKLVIRIPFSSFLTDIKNLVAVGRIADVDDDLKFILYSFPFAIKTSENIGNLIAFAYKNNLGLNRIKARV, from the coding sequence ATGGTGAAACAAAAGAAAACAGTTTTAAAGACACACAAAAAGTTTCAAACAATTGAATCAGATGTCGTCATCGTTGGTGGCGGTTTAAGTGGGATTGTAACAGCAATTACCTGCGCTAGTAATGGACTAAAGACTCTTTTGATTGAAAAATATGGGTTTCCAGGTGGGCTTATTACAACTTCGTTTGCATTTCCTTTGAGAGTTTTCAATGTTCAAAAAAATTTTTCAGAACTTTTCACAGATGAAGAAACGGAGACGATAAAATACCCAATTTTTTCAACCTTGATAAAATATCTCTTAAAAAATAAAGCGATACCTCAACACCCGTATCCAGATCCATTGAGAATATCAGAAACCGTGATTCCATTTGATTTTGAAAGATTTAAATTTACAATGTTTGAAATTTTGCTTGACTTTAAAGTTAATCTCCTTCTCCACGCCTCATTTGTAAAGCCGAGGTTAAAAGGTGACTCTCTTACATCAATCCTTGTCCTTGGAAAAGAAGGTTTAATTGAGGTTAGGGGAAGGTATTTTGTGGATGCGACTGGAAATTGCGAGGTTTTCAAAGCGATAGATGAAAAATTAGTTAGAAAAGTTAAATCAATCCCGAAATATAACTTCGTTCTGGGTGGATGTGACTTCAATAAAAACGATGGTAGAATTATATGTAAATCTATTGTGGTAGATGAATCTATAAACAAAACATATCACGCTTGTGTTGTTGAGAAGGAAGGGATTAAATATGCAATTTATGAATTACCGATAGAGAATCACTGTGTCGTGTTCGGATTAGGTGATGGTGAAGTGGATTTAGATGATGTTTTATCAATAAGCGCAATGGAAGAGAATTTACAATTGAAGGTTTACGATTTTATTGAATATTTGAGGCAATTTAAACCTTTTGAAAAAGCGAGGGTTTCAATGTTTCCCGCGCAAATTTACTTTACCGAGGGATATAGAATAAACGGGCACTACTCTTTGAGTTCCAGTGATGTTTTTAGTGATAAAAGTTTTGATGATGAAGTTGCTGTTGTCAAAATATCTGTGTTAGGTGAAAAATTATTCCCGTGTGTTCTCTCTCCTGATGGAAAATTTAACAAACTCGTAATTCGTATTCCATTTTCATCTTTTTTAACAGATATAAAAAATCTTGTTGCAGTTGGAAGAATTGCTGATGTAGATGATGATTTAAAATTTATACTTTATTCTTTCCCATTCGCAATAAAAACATCAGAAAACATTGGGAATCTTATCGCATTTGCATATAAAAATAATTTGGGTTTGAACAGAATCAAAGCAAGGGTATAA
- a CDS encoding S-formylglutathione hydrolase FrmB translates to MKVNINCMRLTQVIFLLTFLPIQILLSQGKVSVILDSLYSESVGGYKKFNVVLPENYNSNEERYKVIFLLHGYSGSHNDWIYKTSLVKYLKNYSFIVVTPEADNSWYSNSPVVRNRNYEDYIVKELIPYVERKYRVLSTRHGRAIAGLSMGGYGAVKIALKYPDLFHFVGSFSGAFDWMRLIEKDGGHLAQSLKDAFGLKKDEHWNKNDVYVLVDSLKSFNLPYFYISCGKDDQIEGLLESNRKLVEKFQRKGISYEYHELPGGHNWYFWDSEIKNFLKMLSEKW, encoded by the coding sequence ATGAAGGTTAATATCAATTGTATGAGATTGACACAGGTTATTTTTCTATTGACTTTTTTGCCAATTCAGATATTGTTATCACAAGGGAAAGTTTCTGTCATTCTTGATAGTCTCTATTCGGAATCGGTTGGGGGATATAAAAAATTCAATGTGGTGCTACCTGAAAATTATAACTCAAACGAAGAAAGATATAAGGTGATTTTTCTGCTTCACGGTTATTCGGGAAGTCATAATGATTGGATATACAAAACTTCTCTTGTCAAGTATCTTAAGAATTATTCATTTATAGTTGTGACGCCAGAGGCGGACAATAGCTGGTATTCAAATTCGCCGGTTGTGAGAAACAGAAATTATGAGGATTACATTGTTAAAGAGCTGATACCATATGTTGAGCGAAAGTATCGTGTGCTTTCAACGAGGCACGGTAGAGCGATTGCGGGTTTATCAATGGGTGGTTATGGAGCTGTGAAAATTGCATTAAAATATCCAGATTTGTTTCATTTCGTTGGATCATTCAGTGGCGCTTTTGATTGGATGAGATTAATTGAAAAAGATGGAGGACATTTAGCTCAGAGCTTGAAAGATGCATTTGGCTTAAAGAAAGATGAACATTGGAATAAGAATGATGTGTATGTTCTTGTGGATAGCCTTAAGTCCTTTAACTTGCCATACTTTTATATATCATGTGGGAAGGATGATCAAATTGAGGGGCTTCTTGAATCAAATAGAAAACTTGTTGAAAAGTTTCAACGCAAAGGGATAAGTTATGAATATCATGAGTTGCCGGGAGGACATAACTGGTATTTCTGGGATAGTGAGATAAAAAATTTTCTAAAAATGTTATCTGAAAAATGGTGA
- a CDS encoding N-methylhydantoinase A/oxoprolinase/acetone carboxylase, beta subunit, with the protein MGRKVKIGIDVGGTFTHAVAIDVDTLEIVAKSCVPTTHFASEGVALGVIQAIDKILKSGAVNSDDVVLIAHSTTQATNALLEGDIAKVGIIGMGTGIDAIRAKGETEIGRISLGGGKFIETSHVFVNSKIFDDGNVEDEIKKAVEKLASEGAEVFVVSEAFGVDEPNREEKVVEVIKNMGCIATPASLISQLYGLKIRTRTAVVNASMLPKMIETAEMTLNSVKSAGVKAPLMIMRSDGGIMSIDEMKKRPIMTILSGPAAGVASALMYVKISDGVFIEVGGTSTDISVIKNGKPIVKSAEVGGNRLYLKTLDVRTVGIAGGSILRVSEGFKNIIDVGPRSAHIAGLKYVSFSEPENFDEIEFVLIQPKPNDPSDYIAIKRKNSNKPEFTITTTDAANFLNLISPNGYSKGNYKSVEKVFTKLSTLMRKSPEQIAREILDIAVSKVEDIVLGLMKEYKLDPELITLVGGGGGAEVIVPYLARKLNFEYKIAENAEVISAIGVALGMIRESVERVIPNPTEDDIVKLRNEVVSSAVKMGAKPETIQVSIEIDRQTKRVTAVATGTPDFKTGDLLKKQLSDDELFEIAKKMFQSLSKKFKRNESINVRKIAENNFYKVFAVELERKKLFILKEKIKPVKVFDIEGAIKLQLSNAEVFEVDIDKIEKVLSEVIDNFTIYGDAGAIAPDVFLIYGPKIIDLTGVMFKEQMLSVARAELRSSDQLDNKIIIIAEERK; encoded by the coding sequence ATGGGACGAAAAGTAAAAATAGGAATTGATGTCGGCGGGACATTTACACATGCGGTGGCAATTGATGTGGATACACTTGAAATAGTGGCGAAAAGCTGCGTTCCAACAACCCATTTTGCAAGTGAGGGTGTGGCACTCGGAGTTATCCAAGCTATTGATAAAATTTTAAAAAGTGGAGCGGTAAATTCTGATGATGTTGTTCTGATCGCACATAGTACAACGCAGGCAACAAATGCGCTTCTTGAGGGGGATATCGCAAAGGTCGGTATTATCGGAATGGGGACGGGAATTGATGCTATAAGAGCAAAAGGTGAAACAGAAATTGGAAGAATTTCGCTCGGTGGGGGAAAATTCATTGAGACTTCTCATGTTTTCGTTAATTCCAAAATTTTTGACGATGGAAATGTAGAGGACGAAATAAAAAAGGCTGTGGAGAAACTGGCTTCTGAAGGTGCTGAAGTTTTCGTTGTAAGCGAAGCTTTTGGAGTTGATGAGCCAAATAGAGAGGAAAAGGTTGTTGAAGTAATAAAAAATATGGGTTGTATTGCAACTCCTGCTTCCCTTATTTCCCAGCTTTATGGATTAAAGATCAGGACGAGAACGGCTGTTGTGAACGCAAGTATGCTTCCCAAAATGATTGAAACTGCTGAAATGACATTAAACAGCGTAAAAAGTGCTGGGGTGAAAGCGCCTTTGATGATAATGAGAAGCGATGGAGGGATTATGAGCATTGATGAAATGAAAAAAAGACCGATAATGACTATACTTTCTGGACCAGCTGCTGGTGTTGCCTCTGCTCTTATGTATGTTAAAATATCGGATGGTGTTTTTATTGAAGTTGGTGGAACGAGCACTGATATATCGGTTATAAAAAATGGGAAGCCAATTGTTAAAAGTGCCGAAGTTGGAGGGAATAGGTTATATCTTAAAACGCTTGATGTCAGAACTGTTGGAATTGCTGGAGGTTCAATCTTGCGGGTATCAGAAGGTTTTAAAAATATAATTGATGTAGGACCAAGAAGTGCGCACATCGCAGGGTTAAAATATGTTTCGTTCTCTGAACCAGAAAATTTTGACGAAATTGAATTTGTTTTAATACAACCGAAGCCAAACGATCCATCAGATTACATTGCTATTAAGAGAAAAAATTCAAATAAGCCGGAGTTTACAATCACAACAACGGATGCTGCCAATTTTTTAAATTTGATAAGCCCCAATGGATACAGCAAGGGAAATTATAAATCCGTTGAAAAAGTTTTTACAAAGCTTTCCACTTTAATGCGAAAATCACCTGAACAAATTGCAAGGGAAATACTTGATATAGCTGTTTCAAAAGTTGAAGATATAGTTTTAGGTTTGATGAAAGAGTATAAACTTGATCCTGAGCTTATAACTCTTGTAGGCGGTGGAGGGGGCGCTGAAGTTATAGTTCCTTACCTTGCAAGGAAATTGAATTTTGAATATAAAATTGCCGAAAATGCTGAAGTTATATCTGCTATCGGAGTAGCTCTTGGAATGATAAGAGAAAGCGTTGAAAGGGTTATACCAAATCCAACTGAAGATGATATTGTGAAATTAAGAAATGAGGTGGTTTCATCCGCAGTTAAAATGGGTGCAAAACCCGAAACAATTCAAGTATCAATTGAAATTGATAGACAGACAAAACGAGTTACAGCTGTTGCAACTGGAACCCCTGATTTTAAAACAGGTGATCTATTAAAAAAGCAATTAAGTGATGACGAGTTATTTGAAATAGCTAAGAAAATGTTTCAAAGTTTATCCAAGAAATTCAAGAGAAATGAAAGTATAAATGTTAGGAAGATCGCTGAAAATAATTTTTATAAAGTTTTTGCCGTTGAGCTTGAAAGAAAAAAACTTTTCATTCTTAAAGAAAAAATCAAACCAGTTAAAGTTTTTGATATAGAAGGTGCTATAAAACTTCAACTTTCAAATGCGGAAGTATTTGAGGTTGATATTGACAAAATTGAGAAGGTTTTATCAGAGGTGATTGATAATTTCACGATTTATGGCGACGCTGGAGCAATAGCACCAGATGTGTTTTTAATCTACGGACCTAAGATAATTGATCTGACAGGAGTTATGTTTAAAGAGCAAATGCTATCGGTTGCACGAGCTGAATTGAGAAGTTCAGACCAACTTGACAATAAAATTATAATCATAGCTGAGGAAAGAAAATGA